From Palaemon carinicauda isolate YSFRI2023 chromosome 29, ASM3689809v2, whole genome shotgun sequence, one genomic window encodes:
- the LOC137622533 gene encoding protein FAM200C-like, which yields MEQKFSFNIAALSTHHTGFPFLHKIGEKLIKPCKVEAACFVSDQNCATKVNQIRISDTIVKQRIDDMPKDIRSQFISENHVEEEFLFGTQLMTKVKDTMNIVSNFFEEKSLLWAELVGVCMDGAPSVLGSNSGFTPLVKIISSYILTRQCQINSETLAFLTLPDLLKAKEKKTEPLAEDLQQKIVEKMIIC from the exons ATGGAACAAAAGTTCTCTTTCAACATAGCAGCCTTGTCAACGCATCATACAGGATTTCCCTTCTTACACAAAATTGGAGAGAAGCTTATTAAACCTTGCAAGGTAGAGGCTGCTTGTTTTGTTAGTGATCAGAACTGTGCCACCAAGGTTAATCAGATAAGAATTTCGGACACCATAGTTAAGCAGCGCATCGATGACATGCCCAAGGACATAAGATCTCAG TTCATCTCTGAAAATCATGTGGAGGAGGAGTTCCTCTTCGGCACCCAACTGATGACAAAGGTTAAAGATACCATGAATATAGTGTCCAACTTCTTCGAAGAGAAAAGTCTCTTGTGGGCAGAATTGGTTGGTGTCTGTATGGATGGAGCTCCCAGCGTGCTCGGCTCTAATTCAGGATTTACACCTCTGGTGAAAATTATTAGCTCATATATCCTAACAAGACAATGCCAGATCAACTCTGAGACTCTTGCCTTCTTGACACTTCCTGATCTTCTCAAAG CCAAAGAGAAGAAAACAGAACCTCTTGCTGAGGATCTGCAACAGAAGATTGTGGAAAAGATGATAATCTGCTAA